AAAAATCTGATAACCTGGCCGTTATCAGATCCAAATCATCTAACTTAATAGTCAGACTGTGTATTTAACAACGCTTCACCCTAAACCAGCCATCATGAATAGATTTGTAGAAACCTAGATTTCTAAAAACATAATACGATGAACTGATCCTTTTTCATGCGTTGTTCAAAAGAAAAACGTGACGAAAAAAGGCGTCTTTCTTATGCAATCATTTTAGCATTGTTCTTTCTTCTCGACAATGTTCATCGTATCTCAGAGAAATGGATACTCAACAATTTACGATGAGGCATAGAAAAGAAGAGAGGAGAATGTAGCATGGAAGTATTGAGAAATCTTTATCGAGACCAATTAACGGAAGCTCCGAAACGGGCCTCTCAGGTCGAGAGAACCGGATACAGTAAAGAGCTAGGATGGATCTTTGTCTGCCAGGAGTTCACACAACCGCGTGCCATCCGTACATACCGCTCACTCTTTGGGGCAAAAGAGAAGTATACATATTTCACACCGAACACTTTTTACCGCAACGACCAACGTCATGCGGGCTCTTTGCGTTGGTTAAACGCCATGGTGATTGATATCGATGTCAAGACGTCGCAGAATGCAGGAATGATTTTTCCGGACGTCATGGATCGGGTGACGAGTGCAGGCCTGCCGACACCATCACTCGTCGTCCAGACGCCTTCAGGCGGATTCCATGTGTATTGGTACTTGAAAGAACCAAGACGCGCATTTCCAAAAGTCGTGGATCACTATAAGCGCGTTCAACGAATGATTGCTGAGGAGATGAACGCTGACGTTCAAGCAATCGGCGCTGAACGTTGGTTCCGATTACCGACAGAAGAAACCACAGTTTTTCGTTCGGGAGAACGTATCTCTTTTGACGACCTTTGTGATTGGTTGACCGAACAGCAAGAGAATCAGTCGAAGAAAGGGAACGTAGCATTGGGATCGATTGATTTATTGTCCCACCCAGCAATTCTAAAGTTGTTAGAGGGCGTGGAAGAAGGACAACGCGACAACACATGCTACACCCTTGCTCTCGCTTACAAGGTTGCAGGATACGAAGAAGACCAAGCCTTGTCGTTACTTTATCAATGGAATGAAAAGAATAGTCCCTCACTTCGTCAAATTGAAGTTAAACGTAAAGTAAAGAGCGCCTTCAAACCTGGTTCTCCGCTCGGTCCTTCATCGTATTGGATCGAGACATTGTCTGGTATCGAGTTTAGGTATCAGGTCTGGGAAGGCGCAAAACCGCGCGAAGAACGTACATATAGTCATCTAGATGAATGGAAAGAAGACATCCTTACAGTTTTACGCAAAAACGGAGGGTGTATTTGTGGTGCGCAACGAACTCTTGTTTCTTTAATCACATCATCAGTAGACCCTTCCAAGTGCTTGTCATACTCAACATTCAAGCGCTTAATTGCTGTTATGGTTGAAGAAGGACTCGTAACAAAGGAAATAGAAGGAAGAGGAAGAAGCGCCAAGACAACGATAATGTTGGTTAAGAAAGACAATGTAGTTCTTTTCCCTGTTTCAATCAAATTTAATGGGCTCAATCCCAATACATTTATAGATACGGTGGTGGGGGGGTCCCTCTCCTATTCCTACGGTATGAGAAATACTTGGCGTGGCTCTTAGTTTTTATTATTCTGGAGGTGTCTCTTGACGTTTTTTGAATTCTTTACCTTGTGGCCTTTTATTGTTTTATTGTTTTTTTGTTCTCTAATTTATTTTGATATTGTTATAGTTCCTAAGCGATTTAAAGATCAACAGTATGCGTTTAAACTAGGGTCAGATATATTGCTTTATGCTTCTGAACTTATCTTTTTCTTTCTTTTATTTTTATGGCTTACAAGAAGCGAGTGGTTTCTTATCTATAGTAGCAATGAACCTTCTCTTTTAAAAACATTTATAGACTTTTTTACGCTTTACCAAATTGGTATTTTGGTTTTATTAAAAATGCTTAATTCCCGTATAATTCAAGAATACTACCGTTGCTTAACTTTTCTTCAATCGATTAGGAATATGATTGAAGCTGATCAAAGTGTATTTTCTGCGTTGAATGAATTAAAGAATAAGCAAGAGGAAGTTATCCCTTTAAAAGTGAAAGAATATTATAGAGATGTATATTTTGTTGCTCTAAACCATGAATTTTTAAAAACAGCGGAAATGTTTTCTCGTAATTCAAATCCTTTAGTTCTGAATGATATAAAACAAAAAATTATAAGCTCAAACAATAAAGCAATTTCTAATCTGAATGCAACTGAAATTTCAATTACTTCATTGGTCACAGATAAGCAGAATGAATGGGAAGTTAGTATGTTTATTAAAGTTATTAAAAGATGGGAGAACACTCTGCAAAGAAAAGACGTTGGCGATGAAGAATATTGGTTAGAGAGGGAAGGGATAATTGTATTTTTAGAAAATGAGATTAAAAAACTTCGTTCATTAATGAATAAATGAACGAAGTTTAAAAGATGCGTTTACTAATTGATCTGATATAAATATTCTTAATAGAAAGTAACATGGAGTTACTGTTTGTTTTTGTATTTATAGAATGTTGATCTCGAGATATCTAAAGTCTTTGTAATGTCGTCTACTGTCATGTGAGCTTCATACATCATCATTGCTCTGGCCATGATTTGTTCATCAATTGGTTTTCTTCCACCCATTCTTCCTCTGGCTCGTGCAGCCTGAAGTCCAGCGTTTGTACGTTCGCGAATCAATTCACGTTCCATCTCTGCCAACCCAGCCATCATGGTGAAAAATAGTCGGCCGGCAGCCGTAGAGGTATCGATACCTAGTGTGATGATTTGAAGATTGATTCCGCGATCCTTCAAATCATCAATTAATTCAAGAAGCTTCTTTGTGGTTCTCCCTAACCGATCTAGCTTCCAGACGACTAGGGTATCACCTTCTCGTAAATAATCTAAGCACTTCTCAAATTCTGGCCTCTTTTTAACACTGGATGCCTTCTCTTGAAAGATTTTAGTACAACCAGCTTTATTAAGTTCATCTAGTTGTGAGTCCAAGTTCTGATCGAGGGTCGACACTCGTGCATAACCAATTTTCGTCATGAAGCACCTCCATTTGTTTGTTTACTCGTTAACTATAACAGAAAATGAACATTGATAAAAAGATGAGTTAAAAGACACTTGAGGGAAAATGAAAAGGGCTTTAAATAGCCCTTTTCATTTTCATGTGAATAAATTAATAAATATGTCTTTTTAACATTCCTTTTATGGACGGTAATTTATAAAAATTGTATCTCCTCATCATTATTTTCAAGTCTAGTCAAAAGTTTATTAGCCGCTTCCATGACTTTCTTAAAATCATCACTTCCCACCGGGTAAGAAGGGCTTCTTCTACCAGCGATATCTCCGTTGTATACCATTTGAACTTTTAAGACATGATTTTTCTTCTCATCCCACAATTCTTCCCCGATAGAAACTCTATACTCTGTGTTGGGGGGATGTGGGTGACTTGCCGGAACCATAATAAACATTTTAGGGAAAAAGATTTTTGCCAATCAAACCACCCTTTACTTTTGGAATACCTTTAGAATAACTAAAGGTATTCCAAAGGTAAATTGAAATATTTTCAACTATTGAAACGCTTTATGGTATCTTTTTTGTTGACTAGTTAAACGTATCGAAAGGTGATGATTGTGTTGGGGAATCTAAAAGACGAGCATCTGGCCTTAAGCTCGGGAATCGGTTTAGGTGGCTTCGCTATTACTAATTTTTATGACTGTTCGGAAACTGTCTTTGAAGAGTTTAAAGATGAAATTATTGACGCCATAGTTAAGCCCAATAAAATTTCAGCAGTACATGTTTATTTAAGTCACTTTCAAGATGTTTCAGAGGAAATCTATCAATTGCGAGATGCCGGTCAAACATTAGAGTATAGTTTGGACTTCATCGTTCGCACGTTAAAGGAGGTAAACTTACATCCCGATCTGCCTACACCAGACTTTCATAGTTGTGCGGACGAATGGCACGAGGAATGCGATTGTAGCGAGAAATTCGACAAATGGAAGGCGTATGTACATCAAAATGCCGATGAAATTGACAAAAAAATTATTCATTCTGCGTTTCAAGTGATTTTTTTAGACAGAAATTTCCTCCGAGATTTTCATTTGGAACTTTCCAAATTTATTAAATCTAATATTAGTGATATTCAAAAAAAACATCCTGATTTTGTGACTGCTAAAGGGCGAATCAAACGATCTCGCTTTCCTAAGTGGTTAACTAACGCCGTATTCTATCGAGACAAGGGAACTTGTACAATTTGTCGTTGTGACCTTTCTAATTTAATGAGGTCACAAAATACTGTTCACATCGACCATATCGTCCCCTTAGATGTTTTCGGAAGCAACGACTCCTCTAATTTTCAGTTATTATGTGAATCTTGTAACACCTCCAAAGGAGCAAGGGCGACGACCACGAGTTCAATGAATGTTCCATTTTGGAATCTCCCAAGTTCTTATTTCTATGTTTAGTAAGAGGAAAGAAATAAAAAGCGATCTTTCTCCGAATGAGAAAAATCGCTTTTTATTTTGGAGAGATTTAAAAAACTGAACATTCTAATGGTTACTAACAAGCACGTAATGACAGTGACTACAATTTTGACAGAAATGTCAGAACTCCATACCTGGGGTTGTAGCTAGAACTCTCAAACACATATTCAGACTCCGAAGCGTCTTTGATCCATACATGGGATGCAATTTTTTTACTGCGTATTCTTTTTTCGTTCCCACCTTCATTGTTTAATTCGAAGGCTAGACTCTGTGACGGTAAAGGGTCATTTTTCACAAAAGAGACGTTGCTGCTATGAACGTTTTCGATTACTCCGTTTTTAGAAGTGATCACGTTGAATCTTGCTTTATCGAATTCCACTAATCTGTTGCAAAACATCGTCACTGAAACATCGTATTTATTGATCGCAAGATCCTCTAAATGTTCAATATTGATTTCACCGGAAGGTAACTTAGAGAAATCTTCTTCTAGCATTTTTGACGGCGTGAGCAATGACTTTGCGAACATCATCGCTTCTTGAGACTCCACATCTTCGGAAGTCGTTGTGGAAGCTCCATGTTTTCTGTGATAGTAAGTTTCTTTAGTGTGCCAAGGTAAAATGAAGTGACCGACAAGCGTGGCGAGAGTGAGTTTTTGTCGTGCTTGGTTTCCGATACTTTTATCGATGATGATAGTTCCACTTTGCTTCAATAACATGGCCTCGGTT
This region of Exiguobacterium marinum DSM 16307 genomic DNA includes:
- a CDS encoding primase C-terminal domain-containing protein, with amino-acid sequence MEVLRNLYRDQLTEAPKRASQVERTGYSKELGWIFVCQEFTQPRAIRTYRSLFGAKEKYTYFTPNTFYRNDQRHAGSLRWLNAMVIDIDVKTSQNAGMIFPDVMDRVTSAGLPTPSLVVQTPSGGFHVYWYLKEPRRAFPKVVDHYKRVQRMIAEEMNADVQAIGAERWFRLPTEETTVFRSGERISFDDLCDWLTEQQENQSKKGNVALGSIDLLSHPAILKLLEGVEEGQRDNTCYTLALAYKVAGYEEDQALSLLYQWNEKNSPSLRQIEVKRKVKSAFKPGSPLGPSSYWIETLSGIEFRYQVWEGAKPREERTYSHLDEWKEDILTVLRKNGGCICGAQRTLVSLITSSVDPSKCLSYSTFKRLIAVMVEEGLVTKEIEGRGRSAKTTIMLVKKDNVVLFPVSIKFNGLNPNTFIDTVVGGSLSYSYGMRNTWRGS
- a CDS encoding recombinase family protein; this encodes MTKIGYARVSTLDQNLDSQLDELNKAGCTKIFQEKASSVKKRPEFEKCLDYLREGDTLVVWKLDRLGRTTKKLLELIDDLKDRGINLQIITLGIDTSTAAGRLFFTMMAGLAEMERELIRERTNAGLQAARARGRMGGRKPIDEQIMARAMMMYEAHMTVDDITKTLDISRSTFYKYKNKQ
- a CDS encoding HNH endonuclease, encoding MGNLKDEHLALSSGIGLGGFAITNFYDCSETVFEEFKDEIIDAIVKPNKISAVHVYLSHFQDVSEEIYQLRDAGQTLEYSLDFIVRTLKEVNLHPDLPTPDFHSCADEWHEECDCSEKFDKWKAYVHQNADEIDKKIIHSAFQVIFLDRNFLRDFHLELSKFIKSNISDIQKKHPDFVTAKGRIKRSRFPKWLTNAVFYRDKGTCTICRCDLSNLMRSQNTVHIDHIVPLDVFGSNDSSNFQLLCESCNTSKGARATTTSSMNVPFWNLPSSYFYV
- a CDS encoding helix-turn-helix domain-containing protein, which translates into the protein MSIDKRIINRRKELNLNQAALAKKAGLTAPSISQYESGNRNPSYEALVKLSAALNVSVDYLVSGHESEEDISDPESLLISKIIQSLDGTKKHDIMNFLRLLTGQNTIINLNSTNPKKYADHFFQNILKEAFPIRIEEVASLLSIQIFDASLGNGTEAMLLKQSGTIIIDKSIGNQARQKLTLATLVGHFILPWHTKETYYHRKHGASTTTSEDVESQEAMMFAKSLLTPSKMLEEDFSKLPSGEINIEHLEDLAINKYDVSVTMFCNRLVEFDKARFNVITSKNGVIENVHSSNVSFVKNDPLPSQSLAFELNNEGGNEKRIRSKKIASHVWIKDASESEYVFESSSYNPRYGVLTFLSKL